In Candidatus Sysuiplasma acidicola, the following proteins share a genomic window:
- a CDS encoding CDGSH iron-sulfur domain-containing protein: MARLVKHERNKPYPVEAKAGETIYICACGLSKNKPYCDGSHKATVSEQQGELYVYDEQQKAKVINHY; this comes from the coding sequence ATGGCAAGACTGGTTAAGCATGAAAGAAACAAACCGTACCCTGTGGAAGCGAAAGCAGGCGAAACGATATACATATGTGCATGCGGGTTGTCAAAAAACAAACCTTACTGCGACGGCAGCCACAAGGCAACAGTTTCGGAACAGCAGGGCGAGCTGTATGTCTACGATGAACAACAGAAAGCAAA
- a CDS encoding methyltransferase domain-containing protein: MKGAGELEIRSIVKERYSKLATTPETGKCCGEDDGCCGGSSRESRDTVPAEASSINAGCGSPMLLVTPKPGETVLDLGSGGGIDVFRASQLVGPGGRAIGVDATPEMIWRARATREKYVDKYSNTEFRLGEIECLPIASDSVDYVISNCVINLSPDKSAVFMEAFRVLKRGGMFAVADVTLDAEIPETEKKNMDSWSACISGGLTEQAYRSMLEKAGFEDVSIEHVSSSNIGKFSFEYHSSHIKARKK, from the coding sequence ATGAAAGGAGCAGGAGAACTGGAAATCCGAAGCATTGTGAAAGAAAGATATTCCAAGCTCGCAACAACGCCGGAAACAGGGAAATGTTGCGGAGAGGACGATGGATGTTGCGGAGGCTCCAGCCGTGAAAGCAGGGACACCGTGCCGGCAGAGGCCTCATCAATCAACGCAGGCTGTGGCTCGCCCATGCTCCTGGTAACACCGAAGCCGGGTGAGACAGTACTGGATCTAGGCAGTGGAGGCGGTATAGACGTGTTCAGGGCATCACAGCTGGTGGGACCAGGCGGCAGGGCCATCGGCGTTGACGCGACGCCGGAAATGATCTGGAGAGCGAGAGCCACGCGCGAGAAGTACGTGGACAAGTATTCTAACACCGAGTTCAGACTCGGTGAGATTGAGTGCCTGCCGATTGCATCGGACAGCGTCGATTACGTGATATCCAACTGCGTGATCAATCTCTCTCCGGACAAATCGGCAGTCTTCATGGAGGCTTTCAGGGTGCTGAAGAGAGGCGGCATGTTCGCCGTTGCGGATGTTACGCTGGACGCTGAAATACCTGAAACTGAGAAGAAGAACATGGATTCGTGGTCGGCCTGCATAAGCGGCGGCCTGACTGAGCAGGCTTATAGAAGCATGCTTGAAAAGGCAGGATTTGAAGACGTGTCCATCGAACATGTATCGTCCTCAAATATCGGAAAATTTTCGTTCGAATATCACAGTTCGCACATTAAGGCAAGGAAGAAGTAA
- a CDS encoding DUF2203 family protein has protein sequence MNGKTEEFRKSEPPVRFFTVDEANDLIPTLESRLKECDRILLEIRTVAELAEDMEWYWGESIRDDENPDRGEYLKLEKEKDARIGKWNAAVGNINALGVVLKNPDTGLIDFYSSREGQVIFLCWQRGEPEVRYWHTLEGGYAGRRPLE, from the coding sequence ATGAACGGTAAAACTGAAGAGTTTCGGAAAAGTGAGCCGCCAGTAAGGTTTTTCACGGTTGATGAAGCCAACGATCTTATACCGACGCTGGAGTCGAGGCTGAAGGAGTGTGACAGGATACTCCTCGAGATCAGGACGGTGGCGGAGCTTGCTGAGGATATGGAATGGTACTGGGGGGAATCGATACGCGATGATGAGAATCCGGATCGCGGCGAATATCTTAAGCTCGAGAAAGAGAAGGATGCACGGATAGGGAAATGGAATGCGGCGGTCGGGAATATAAACGCACTGGGTGTCGTTCTGAAAAATCCTGATACAGGACTGATTGACTTCTACTCCTCCAGGGAAGGGCAGGTGATCTTCCTCTGCTGGCAGAGAGGCGAGCCGGAGGTTCGCTACTGGCATACGCTGGAGGGCGGCTATGCCGGCAGGAGGCCGCTGGAATGA
- a CDS encoding DNA methylase, translating into MKRITRREYTEFMKRNDCVTVGNVSIDLARRQEPDKYEPEGYVPEEWTVWSFRDRGDWATHSGNFRGNWSPYIPRNLILKYSSPGETVCDPMVGSGTTLVECALLGRKGIGVDINPAAAMVAMNRLDFGVPGVKARSRREEVFVGDARNLDLLADGSAHLVLIHPPYCGIIKYGGSSVAGDLSNLNLRDFLDSMRTVASEAFRILGEGRYCAVLIGDTRNRRHYVPISIGVLNSFMAAGFVLKEDIIKIQHGTSSGRQRWKGHGYDFYKIGHEHLYVFRKPLPSEKVSVLKNSIKWW; encoded by the coding sequence ATGAAGAGGATCACGCGCAGGGAATATACTGAATTCATGAAGAGGAATGATTGCGTCACAGTAGGAAATGTAAGCATTGATCTTGCCAGGAGACAAGAACCAGACAAATACGAGCCAGAAGGGTATGTTCCGGAAGAATGGACGGTCTGGAGCTTCCGTGATCGCGGCGACTGGGCAACGCACAGCGGCAATTTCAGAGGGAACTGGAGTCCGTACATACCCAGGAATCTCATTCTGAAATACAGCTCACCAGGTGAAACGGTGTGCGATCCGATGGTCGGCAGCGGAACCACGCTCGTAGAATGTGCGCTGCTCGGAAGGAAGGGGATAGGCGTGGATATTAATCCAGCCGCTGCCATGGTTGCAATGAACAGACTCGACTTCGGTGTGCCCGGAGTGAAAGCGCGATCTAGACGTGAAGAAGTGTTCGTCGGGGATGCGAGGAATCTCGACCTGCTTGCTGACGGATCAGCGCATCTTGTGCTGATTCATCCGCCTTACTGCGGCATCATCAAATACGGCGGCTCATCGGTGGCAGGAGACCTGTCTAACTTGAATCTGCGCGATTTCCTGGATTCGATGAGAACGGTAGCATCGGAAGCCTTTCGGATACTCGGTGAAGGGAGATACTGTGCAGTGCTGATAGGTGATACCAGAAACAGGAGGCATTATGTTCCCATCAGCATAGGAGTGCTCAATTCATTCATGGCCGCAGGCTTCGTGCTCAAGGAGGACATAATCAAGATACAGCACGGAACATCGAGCGGGAGGCAGAGATGGAAGGGACATGGATATGACTTCTACAAAATCGGGCACGAGCACCTGTACGTTTTCAGGAAGCCCCTGCCTTCAGAGAAAGTTTCCGTTCTGAAGAACAGCATTAAATGGTGGTGA
- a CDS encoding helix-turn-helix transcriptional regulator, with translation MTASQSVKNIAAVELCPVVGTIRALGSEAKLIVIRYLSMKGMGFNDLLRATSLNSKTLSKTLKSLETDGIVVREVISIRPFKVRYTLAPKGQDLGPMLDAMGSWGKKWLEAMDGQEIIGR, from the coding sequence GTGACAGCAAGTCAATCCGTAAAAAACATTGCCGCCGTCGAGTTGTGTCCGGTCGTTGGAACGATCAGAGCGCTGGGAAGCGAAGCGAAACTCATAGTCATCAGATACTTGAGCATGAAAGGAATGGGCTTCAACGATCTTCTCAGAGCAACCAGCCTGAATTCGAAGACGCTTTCCAAGACACTCAAATCGCTGGAAACAGACGGCATAGTTGTGCGTGAGGTCATCAGCATAAGGCCCTTCAAGGTTCGTTATACGCTGGCGCCCAAGGGACAGGATCTTGGCCCGATGCTCGACGCCATGGGCTCATGGGGCAAGAAGTGGCTGGAGGCCATGGACGGGCAGGAAATTATCGGCAGATAA
- a CDS encoding transposase, translating to CSACGKVNRKLGAEKVWQCQCGATHDRDFNAARNIWSRSNPVCLPVTRAGAGG from the coding sequence AGTGCTCCGCGTGCGGTAAGGTGAATCGCAAACTCGGAGCAGAGAAGGTGTGGCAATGCCAGTGCGGTGCCACACATGACCGTGACTTCAACGCAGCCAGGAACATATGGTCACGGTCGAACCCGGTGTGTCTGCCCGTGACCCGGGCAGGAGCGGGAGGCTAA